The proteins below come from a single Afipia felis ATCC 53690 genomic window:
- a CDS encoding DUF1007 family protein, translated as MSGAFARYARTIGASLSLCLPFFVCSSVPAKAHPHVWTTIRSEVVYADKTMTGVRHAWTFDDMFSAYALQGIHHAKKGEYTREELSSLAKLNVTSLKEYKYFTYAKADGKKIEFSDPTDYWLEYKDSALTLHFTLPLKSPVSARTMLIEVYDPTIFIDFALAKDTPVTLGGAAPNCNLRIDLPHQPTPAEQARMSQLDENPLNPFDTFGQMFANKIEVKCP; from the coding sequence GTGTCTGGCGCTTTCGCCAGGTACGCGCGGACAATCGGCGCGAGCCTTTCCCTTTGCCTGCCGTTTTTTGTCTGCTCATCCGTACCCGCGAAAGCCCATCCGCATGTATGGACCACCATTCGCAGCGAAGTAGTCTACGCGGACAAAACCATGACCGGCGTCCGGCACGCCTGGACCTTTGACGACATGTTTTCCGCCTACGCCCTTCAAGGCATCCATCATGCGAAGAAGGGCGAGTACACGCGCGAAGAACTGAGTTCGCTCGCAAAGCTCAATGTCACGTCATTGAAGGAATACAAATACTTCACCTACGCAAAGGCAGACGGCAAGAAAATCGAATTCTCCGATCCGACCGACTACTGGCTCGAATACAAGGACTCGGCCCTCACGCTGCACTTCACCTTGCCGTTGAAGAGTCCGGTTTCGGCAAGGACGATGCTGATCGAGGTTTACGATCCCACGATCTTTATCGATTTCGCGCTTGCCAAGGATACGCCTGTCACGCTGGGCGGTGCTGCGCCGAACTGCAATCTCAGGATTGATCTTCCTCATCAACCGACACCAGCCGAACAGGCGCGAATGAGCCAGCTCGACGAGAATCCTCTGAATCCGTTCGACACCTTCGGACAGATGTTTGCGAACAAGATCGAAGTGAAATGCCCGTGA
- a CDS encoding disulfide bond formation protein B: MSDTVFSSDRPARSRACWAALAICLIALATIAGVWFFQLVLGIQPCPMCLEQRYAYYITIPLAAVLAIAAGRDAPRSLLVAGFAVLFCVTVFNSAFGAYHAGVEWGFWPGPTECTGSAVDFGEPGNLLENLKTAKVVRCDEVQWSFLGLSLAGYNALISALMAALAGWGLLGLGRRRPI, from the coding sequence TTGTCCGACACTGTTTTTTCATCCGATCGCCCGGCGCGCTCGCGCGCCTGCTGGGCGGCGCTGGCGATTTGCCTGATCGCGCTCGCCACCATTGCGGGGGTGTGGTTTTTTCAGCTCGTGCTCGGCATCCAGCCGTGCCCGATGTGCCTTGAGCAGCGGTACGCCTATTACATCACGATCCCGCTCGCGGCGGTGCTGGCCATCGCGGCTGGCCGCGATGCGCCCCGGTCTTTGCTGGTGGCGGGTTTTGCGGTGCTGTTCTGCGTGACGGTTTTTAACAGCGCGTTCGGTGCCTATCACGCCGGGGTGGAGTGGGGCTTCTGGCCGGGACCGACCGAGTGCACGGGCTCGGCCGTCGATTTCGGTGAGCCGGGCAATCTTCTGGAAAATCTGAAGACAGCCAAAGTCGTACGCTGCGATGAGGTGCAGTGGTCTTTCCTGGGTCTGTCGCTGGCAGGCTATAATGCACTGATCTCGGCCCTGATGGCAGCCCTTGCGGGATGGGGCCTGCTCGGGCTCGGTCGCCGCCGTCCGATATAA
- a CDS encoding PsiF family protein, protein MTFLTRAIGTAFVVSLLAGPALAQAPTPPAPAAKTKAEKPRSAVSLDCSKQADAKGLHGKERHKFRSKCKHDAATK, encoded by the coding sequence ATGACATTCCTCACTCGCGCCATCGGCACCGCATTCGTTGTCAGTCTGCTTGCAGGGCCCGCCCTCGCTCAGGCCCCGACGCCGCCTGCGCCTGCCGCTAAGACCAAGGCTGAGAAACCGCGCTCCGCCGTCTCGCTCGACTGCTCCAAGCAGGCCGACGCGAAGGGCTTGCACGGCAAGGAGCGTCATAAGTTCCGCTCCAAGTGCAAACACGATGCGGCGACGAAATAG
- a CDS encoding methyl-accepting chemotaxis protein, protein MAVSIVLMLARQSWNSWERLTETKRMTVISDLSADAFQAMHNLRADKSTMVRTLKDSKTIEPKIQKYLDDLHAGEIKAMREVGKNLALLDFDDQVKIRAELLSFTDRFAALQTESMSAVHNEKSARRAALPTEYNETSTKLLTLLEDLSTRLVGLINHADAAVDQLLAIKQSAWLLRSAAGEASLAVSTALGAGKMSPEAHTKFIKNVGGIATAWEGVQIAAEGMQLPEAVKAAMNATKTVYFDEKYTSLRERLADALTNGTPPETNADYWSPYSVKQMGSAVALAENALDATRARSSELYFQARTSLMWQIGLLLTAIIFAASCIAAVNKVVIRPLHRIRDAMQSVAADDLSVEVPFATRTDEIGALAATLATFKQNAEDKKRIESENGAENARKLSRQRAVESHIASFEQQIGSALDALAMSSAQMNHTSEEMSDISDRTNDQVMTAVKAANAALTNVQSVAAASEELTVSIQDISRQVTHAADTALRAVEQVQETDNRVKGFSETASKIGDVVSLINNIAAQTNLLALNATIEAARAGDAGKGFAVVASEVKMLANQTAKATEEISTQILAVQNVAQDSMEAMKGIRGTIMEVSEVATAIAAVIEQQGAATQEISSNTQQAAQGTQAVSDNIGGVSEDAKSTGNSARNVREAAEVLSTQAMQLRRQVDNFLGQIRAA, encoded by the coding sequence ATGGCTGTGTCCATCGTTTTGATGCTTGCCCGCCAGTCCTGGAATTCTTGGGAGCGCCTGACCGAGACAAAGCGGATGACCGTGATCTCCGATCTGTCGGCCGACGCTTTCCAGGCAATGCACAACCTGCGCGCCGACAAGTCGACCATGGTCCGCACACTCAAAGACTCCAAAACAATCGAACCGAAGATCCAGAAGTATCTGGACGATCTTCACGCCGGTGAGATCAAGGCAATGCGCGAGGTCGGCAAAAACCTTGCGCTCCTCGATTTTGATGACCAGGTAAAAATCCGAGCTGAGCTTCTCAGCTTTACCGATCGTTTTGCCGCGCTCCAGACCGAATCCATGAGCGCAGTGCATAACGAGAAATCGGCCCGCCGCGCCGCACTGCCGACGGAATACAACGAGACCAGCACCAAGTTACTCACCCTTTTGGAAGACCTGTCCACGCGGCTGGTTGGACTCATCAACCACGCGGATGCCGCTGTCGATCAATTGCTCGCCATCAAGCAGTCGGCATGGCTCTTGCGCAGCGCAGCCGGCGAAGCATCACTTGCTGTCTCGACAGCGCTGGGTGCCGGAAAAATGTCTCCGGAAGCCCATACGAAATTCATCAAGAACGTGGGCGGAATCGCGACCGCATGGGAAGGCGTGCAGATCGCGGCAGAAGGCATGCAGCTTCCGGAAGCCGTGAAGGCTGCGATGAACGCGACCAAGACAGTCTATTTCGACGAGAAATATACCTCACTACGTGAGCGCCTCGCCGACGCGTTGACCAACGGCACGCCTCCGGAGACCAACGCGGACTACTGGAGCCCTTATTCCGTCAAACAGATGGGCAGCGCGGTGGCTCTCGCCGAAAATGCTCTTGACGCCACCCGCGCCCGAAGCTCCGAGCTGTATTTTCAGGCCCGCACATCGCTGATGTGGCAGATCGGCCTCCTCCTGACCGCGATCATTTTTGCGGCCTCCTGCATCGCGGCAGTGAACAAGGTCGTTATCCGTCCGCTGCATCGTATTCGTGACGCCATGCAGAGCGTCGCGGCAGACGATCTCAGCGTGGAGGTTCCTTTTGCCACACGCACCGACGAAATCGGGGCTCTGGCGGCTACGCTTGCGACCTTCAAGCAAAATGCCGAAGACAAGAAGCGGATCGAAAGCGAGAACGGCGCGGAGAACGCCCGCAAGCTCTCACGGCAGCGCGCCGTGGAATCCCATATCGCGTCTTTCGAGCAGCAGATCGGAAGCGCGCTCGATGCGCTCGCGATGTCCTCTGCACAGATGAACCATACCTCCGAGGAGATGTCGGACATTTCGGATCGGACCAACGACCAGGTCATGACCGCCGTCAAGGCAGCAAACGCCGCGCTGACCAACGTCCAGAGCGTGGCCGCGGCGTCCGAAGAACTCACCGTGTCGATTCAGGACATCAGCCGTCAGGTGACCCATGCCGCCGACACGGCGCTGCGCGCGGTTGAACAGGTTCAGGAAACCGATAACCGAGTGAAGGGCTTCTCGGAAACCGCCAGCAAGATCGGCGACGTGGTCAGCCTCATCAACAACATCGCGGCGCAAACCAACCTGCTGGCGCTCAACGCCACGATCGAGGCGGCGCGCGCGGGCGACGCCGGCAAGGGGTTCGCGGTGGTCGCGTCCGAAGTGAAGATGCTGGCGAACCAGACGGCCAAGGCGACCGAAGAAATCTCGACACAGATTCTGGCCGTGCAGAACGTCGCGCAGGATTCGATGGAAGCCATGAAGGGCATCCGCGGTACCATCATGGAGGTAAGCGAGGTCGCAACCGCAATCGCTGCCGTGATCGAGCAGCAGGGCGCCGCCACACAGGAAATCTCCAGCAACACCCAGCAGGCCGCGCAGGGCACGCAGGCCGTCTCCGACAATATCGGCGGCGTGTCGGAAGATGCGAAGTCCACGGGCAATTCAGCCCGCAACGTCCGGGAAGCGGCGGAGGTATTGTCAACCCAGGCGATGCAACTCCGCCGGCAAGTCGACAACTTCCTCGGACAGATCCGCGCCGCCTGA
- a CDS encoding ribbon-helix-helix domain-containing protein translates to MVSSTNSLIIQRSIAVAGRKTSVSMEQPFWDALKEIAQAHNQSLARIVTKIKEDREDSNLSSEVRLFVFDYFFHKRHAKEDDRIQKILLAT, encoded by the coding sequence ATGGTCTCGTCCACGAATTCTCTGATCATCCAGCGTTCGATCGCAGTCGCCGGCCGGAAAACCAGCGTGAGCATGGAGCAGCCGTTCTGGGATGCGTTGAAGGAAATTGCCCAGGCACATAACCAGTCGCTGGCGCGTATCGTGACAAAGATCAAGGAAGATCGGGAAGACAGCAATCTGTCCTCGGAAGTGCGCCTGTTCGTTTTCGATTATTTCTTTCACAAAAGGCACGCGAAGGAAGACGACAGGATTCAGAAAATTCTGCTCGCGACCTGA
- a CDS encoding beta-ketoacyl-ACP synthase III, with protein MQDFPDMKCSANVRSTRIAGLGHYVPERRIENSVLEQDLGLSNGWIARRTGIKARRWAGPDQALTDIALEAASSALARAQDAGEVGLVLLATSTPDHLLPPSAPLLAHRLGLTCGAIDLTGACSGFVYALLFADGFVRTTGQSVLIVAANILSRRINRADTTSAVLFADAAGAMLLAPSSREGAGLLGSSVMSDGSLYDMIAIKAGGTRNPDLSMVEPEDRVIRIKDGKVVFEKAVKTMTLCSAQALERAGIQASQIDHFIPHQANARIFDLVAENLKLDPSRTLRSIEEFGNSSAATIPLTLSLAAQDGKLADGQFLLMSAVGAGFTGGAAVFRTSDQ; from the coding sequence ATGCAAGATTTTCCTGATATGAAATGTTCCGCGAATGTGAGGTCGACGCGCATTGCGGGCCTCGGCCATTACGTGCCGGAACGACGCATCGAGAACTCCGTTCTCGAGCAGGATCTCGGCTTGTCGAACGGCTGGATCGCGCGCCGCACCGGCATCAAGGCACGCCGCTGGGCGGGGCCGGATCAAGCACTGACCGACATCGCCCTGGAGGCGGCGTCATCCGCGCTCGCGCGGGCGCAGGATGCGGGCGAGGTCGGGCTTGTGCTGCTCGCAACCTCGACGCCCGACCATCTGCTGCCGCCGTCGGCGCCACTGCTTGCGCATCGTCTCGGACTCACCTGCGGAGCGATCGACTTGACGGGCGCCTGTTCGGGATTTGTCTATGCGCTGTTGTTCGCGGACGGTTTTGTCAGAACAACCGGCCAGTCCGTGTTGATCGTCGCCGCGAATATTCTGAGCCGGCGTATCAACAGGGCGGATACGACAAGCGCGGTTCTGTTCGCGGACGCTGCAGGTGCGATGCTGCTCGCGCCGTCATCGCGCGAAGGCGCGGGGCTTCTGGGCTCGAGCGTCATGTCCGACGGCAGTCTCTACGACATGATTGCGATCAAGGCGGGTGGCACGCGTAATCCCGATTTGAGCATGGTGGAGCCGGAAGACCGCGTGATCCGGATCAAGGACGGCAAGGTTGTATTCGAGAAAGCCGTGAAGACGATGACGCTCTGCTCGGCGCAAGCGCTGGAACGGGCAGGCATTCAGGCCTCGCAGATCGATCACTTCATCCCGCACCAGGCCAATGCGCGCATCTTCGATCTCGTTGCGGAAAACCTGAAGCTCGATCCGAGCCGGACGCTGCGGTCCATCGAGGAGTTCGGCAATTCGTCGGCGGCGACAATTCCGCTCACGCTGTCGCTCGCGGCGCAGGATGGCAAACTCGCGGATGGACAGTTTCTTCTGATGTCGGCGGTGGGTGCGGGTTTCACCGGCGGGGCCGCTGTCTTCCGAACCTCCGATCAGTGA
- a CDS encoding acyl-CoA thioesterase has product MPAPKGKAVIRTIAMPSDTNPAGDIFGGWLMWQMDLAAGSLATRLARGRCATVAVDAMEFISPVFVGDEVSFFASLKETGRTSMRISVEAWRRSRDSEESNKVTSAIFAFVAIDNDRKPRPLNLKKSKAMPRNGNGCAAYGSSSVSQ; this is encoded by the coding sequence ATGCCTGCTCCCAAAGGAAAGGCCGTTATACGAACGATTGCCATGCCCTCTGATACCAACCCGGCCGGAGACATCTTCGGCGGCTGGCTGATGTGGCAGATGGACCTCGCCGCCGGTAGCCTCGCGACGCGGCTGGCACGCGGGCGCTGCGCGACCGTCGCGGTCGATGCGATGGAATTCATCAGTCCGGTTTTTGTCGGCGACGAGGTCAGTTTCTTCGCGAGCCTGAAGGAGACCGGCCGCACCTCGATGCGCATTTCAGTGGAAGCCTGGCGGCGCAGCCGGGACAGCGAAGAGTCGAACAAGGTCACCAGCGCGATCTTCGCATTTGTCGCGATCGACAATGACCGCAAGCCCCGTCCGCTGAATCTGAAAAAGAGCAAGGCCATGCCGAGGAATGGCAATGGTTGTGCGGCCTACGGATCGAGTTCGGTGTCCCAGTAG
- a CDS encoding HNH endonuclease produces the protein MNAHVSQGGWPALVLNADFRPLSYYPLSLWSWQDAIKAVFLDRVNIVANYDHAVHSPSFEMQLPSVVSLKSFVKPTTHPAFTRFNVFLRDRFSCQYCLSQEDLTFDHIIPRSRGGQTTWENVVAACSPCNLRKGSMTMQQANMFPRQTPYAPTVHQLHRNGRLFPPNYLHESWLDYLYWDTELDP, from the coding sequence TTGAACGCACATGTCTCACAAGGCGGTTGGCCGGCATTGGTATTGAATGCCGATTTCCGGCCACTGAGTTACTACCCGCTCTCACTTTGGTCGTGGCAAGACGCGATCAAAGCCGTGTTTCTTGACCGTGTGAACATCGTTGCCAATTACGACCACGCTGTTCACAGCCCATCTTTTGAGATGCAACTGCCGAGCGTCGTTTCGCTCAAATCCTTCGTCAAGCCGACGACTCATCCTGCGTTCACGCGCTTCAACGTATTCCTGCGCGATCGCTTCTCCTGCCAATACTGCCTCTCGCAGGAAGACCTCACCTTCGATCACATCATTCCGCGCTCGCGCGGAGGACAGACGACGTGGGAAAACGTCGTCGCTGCCTGTTCGCCCTGCAACTTAAGGAAGGGCAGCATGACAATGCAGCAGGCCAACATGTTTCCCCGCCAGACGCCCTATGCGCCGACGGTGCACCAGCTTCATCGCAACGGCCGGCTATTTCCGCCGAACTACCTGCACGAAAGCTGGCTCGACTATCTCTACTGGGACACCGAACTCGATCCGTAG
- a CDS encoding DNA-3-methyladenine glycosylase family protein yields MLILEGMTLYLNTQVDLDQAIAALVAADPRLAGIAQVAGQPALRRREPGFAGLAAIICGQQLSTYAAAAIWKRVSDAFDPFHHDLIRTARPTRLARLGLSTAKIKTLKALARELAAERLDLGTLGQQEADLAHAALTALHGIGPWTADIYLLFCLGHGDAWPGGDLAVQEAMRIGLSLDARPTAKQAAALAEPWRPWRGAAAHLWWAYYHAVKRREGILPDDAARAEPKPARARLRTVPAASRPSQSRVKTATKPRSPPSTKRKK; encoded by the coding sequence ATGCTGATTCTGGAAGGCATGACACTATACCTGAACACGCAGGTCGACCTCGACCAAGCCATCGCCGCGCTGGTCGCGGCCGACCCGCGCCTCGCCGGGATCGCGCAAGTCGCAGGCCAGCCTGCACTGCGTCGTCGCGAGCCAGGTTTTGCGGGGCTTGCGGCGATCATCTGCGGCCAACAGCTCTCGACCTACGCCGCCGCCGCAATCTGGAAGCGGGTCAGCGATGCCTTCGATCCGTTCCATCACGATCTCATTCGCACCGCGCGGCCCACACGGCTGGCACGGCTCGGCCTCTCGACCGCCAAGATCAAAACCCTGAAGGCGCTAGCGCGCGAGCTTGCAGCCGAGCGCCTCGATCTCGGCACGCTCGGCCAGCAGGAGGCCGACCTTGCCCATGCCGCACTGACGGCGCTGCATGGCATCGGCCCGTGGACCGCCGACATCTATCTGCTGTTCTGCCTCGGCCACGGCGATGCGTGGCCGGGTGGCGATCTCGCCGTACAGGAAGCGATGCGGATCGGACTGAGCCTCGACGCCCGCCCCACCGCCAAACAGGCGGCGGCTCTGGCGGAACCATGGCGGCCCTGGCGCGGGGCGGCGGCGCATTTGTGGTGGGCCTATTATCACGCGGTGAAACGGCGCGAGGGCATCCTTCCCGACGATGCCGCGCGCGCCGAACCAAAACCGGCACGCGCCCGATTACGCACCGTTCCCGCGGCATCGCGGCCCTCTCAATCCCGCGTGAAGACTGCAACGAAACCCCGATCACCCCCCTCAACGAAGCGGAAAAAATAA
- the gluQRS gene encoding tRNA glutamyl-Q(34) synthetase GluQRS yields the protein MPPPVFRFAPSPNGRLHLGHAYSALLNFDLARQSGGRFLLRIEDIDRARSRPEYEAAIYEDLAWLGIVWEMPVRRQSEHLDLYRDAVARLADEGLVYPAFESRAEIVRMIGQSPRKPWPRDPDGSPLYPGSAATLSPHARDIRMQAGEPFVLRLNSRIACSRAGALVWEEHGIGPAGETGRVAALPGAWGDVVLARKETPTSYHLSVVIDDALQGVTHVVRGQDLFWATSVHRLLQQLLGLPVPIYRHHGLLRGDDGRKLSKSTQATSLQVLREDGVTPQNIREMVGLP from the coding sequence ATGCCGCCACCCGTTTTCCGCTTTGCCCCGAGCCCCAATGGGCGACTGCACCTCGGCCATGCCTATTCGGCGCTGCTGAATTTCGACCTCGCGCGGCAAAGTGGCGGGCGATTTCTGCTGCGGATCGAGGATATCGACCGCGCACGGTCCCGTCCGGAATATGAGGCAGCGATCTACGAGGATTTGGCCTGGCTCGGCATCGTCTGGGAGATGCCGGTGCGGCGGCAGTCGGAGCATCTCGATCTTTATCGGGACGCCGTGGCGCGGCTCGCGGATGAGGGGCTGGTCTATCCGGCGTTCGAAAGCCGGGCGGAGATTGTCCGCATGATCGGGCAGAGTCCACGCAAGCCGTGGCCGCGCGACCCGGACGGCTCGCCGCTTTATCCCGGCTCGGCGGCGACGCTGTCGCCACACGCGCGTGACATCCGGATGCAGGCGGGAGAGCCTTTCGTGCTGCGGCTGAACAGCCGGATCGCGTGTAGCCGCGCGGGCGCGCTTGTCTGGGAGGAGCATGGCATCGGCCCGGCCGGTGAGACCGGGCGCGTTGCGGCCCTGCCGGGAGCGTGGGGCGATGTCGTGCTCGCGCGCAAGGAAACGCCGACCAGCTACCATCTCTCGGTCGTGATCGACGATGCCCTGCAGGGCGTGACCCACGTGGTGCGAGGACAGGATCTGTTCTGGGCCACCAGCGTCCATCGCCTGCTGCAGCAATTGCTGGGCCTGCCCGTGCCGATCTATCGCCATCATGGCCTGCTGCGCGGCGACGATGGACGGAAGCTCTCCAAATCGACGCAAGCGACCTCGCTGCAGGTCTTGCGAGAAGATGGTGTGACCCCACAAAATATCCGGGAGATGGTCGGGTTGCCGTGA
- a CDS encoding ATP-binding protein, which translates to MATKPRSTRRLGKSKTSHKGKRPPAKKLVKEPAKKAAPKRASKRAPKPSRKPAGPARGVVETALAAFAHEVRTPLTGILAISSLLETSDLGPRERRWVETIRTGAEHLAALATLYVDAAKSMVAHLPMREDFFDLRALAHSAGDGLAGRATANGLQSRVTIAEDMPQFVTGDAVRLRAALENLIDNAVKFTPSGLVELDVSVAPHNKSRMDVIFAVSDSGIGLSLAEVRRLFKPFSQASIEVASRFGGAGLGLWSVKQLARAMGGDVSVTQRKDRGTIFTLTVRVGLPREECEAPLGSPLSYASGGLKILSVEDNPFGRVVLNTVLGELGHKIEFVGQGELAAERVARGDLDVVLMDMVLPGIDGIETIRRVRALGVAGERIGIIGVSGREQDEAKARAAGADAFLMKPVSPRALAAALGQATVRKTASSG; encoded by the coding sequence ATGGCGACGAAGCCGCGTTCGACGCGCCGCCTGGGGAAGTCGAAGACATCGCACAAGGGAAAGCGGCCTCCGGCCAAGAAGCTGGTCAAGGAGCCGGCGAAGAAGGCTGCGCCCAAACGCGCCTCTAAGCGCGCGCCCAAGCCGTCGCGCAAGCCTGCGGGACCGGCGCGCGGTGTGGTGGAGACGGCGCTCGCCGCGTTTGCTCATGAAGTGCGCACGCCGCTGACCGGTATCCTCGCGATCTCCTCACTACTGGAGACGTCCGATCTCGGTCCGCGCGAGCGGCGCTGGGTGGAAACGATCCGCACTGGCGCGGAACATCTTGCCGCGCTCGCGACGCTTTATGTCGATGCCGCCAAAAGCATGGTCGCGCATCTGCCGATGCGTGAGGATTTTTTCGACCTGCGGGCGCTGGCGCACTCCGCGGGCGACGGGCTCGCCGGACGCGCCACGGCCAACGGCCTGCAGTCGCGGGTGACGATCGCCGAAGACATGCCGCAGTTTGTGACCGGCGATGCCGTGCGCCTGCGCGCCGCGCTGGAAAATCTGATCGACAATGCGGTGAAGTTCACACCGTCGGGGCTCGTCGAACTCGATGTGTCTGTCGCCCCACATAACAAGAGCAGGATGGATGTCATCTTTGCGGTGTCCGACAGCGGCATCGGTCTGTCGCTCGCTGAGGTCAGGCGGCTGTTCAAGCCATTCTCCCAAGCAAGCATCGAAGTGGCATCGCGGTTCGGTGGTGCCGGGCTTGGGCTGTGGTCGGTGAAGCAGCTGGCGCGGGCGATGGGCGGCGATGTCAGCGTCACGCAGCGCAAGGATCGGGGCACAATCTTCACGCTGACGGTGCGCGTTGGTCTGCCGCGCGAGGAGTGTGAGGCGCCGTTGGGCTCGCCTTTGTCTTATGCGTCGGGCGGGTTGAAGATTCTCAGCGTCGAGGACAATCCGTTCGGCCGCGTCGTGCTCAACACGGTACTTGGCGAGCTTGGCCACAAGATCGAGTTCGTCGGCCAGGGCGAACTGGCTGCGGAGCGCGTCGCCCGCGGCGATCTCGATGTCGTGTTGATGGATATGGTGCTGCCGGGTATCGACGGTATCGAGACCATCCGAAGGGTTCGGGCGCTAGGCGTAGCGGGCGAACGGATTGGCATTATCGGCGTGTCGGGCCGCGAGCAGGATGAGGCCAAGGCACGCGCTGCAGGCGCTGATGCGTTCCTGATGAAGCCGGTCAGCCCGCGGGCGCTGGCGGCGGCGCTTGGTCAGGCGACGGTTCGGAAGACTGCCTCCAGCGGATGA
- a CDS encoding YihY/virulence factor BrkB family protein, translating into MTFLRRTFQIGFDAFNAFLADDGWAIASHIALSALMAFFPFLIVLTSLAGFLGSKDLADQAAGLMLQVWPSQVTDTLIVQIHDVLTQTRGDALTIGLVLSLYFSSNGVESLRVGLNRAYGVTETRAWYWLRLESIGYTLIAALVSLVLALLLVLGPLLLAAARYYLPLIIAPKEHLLNLARYAIALVSLVSALFVLHAWLPAGHRTLRQIMPGIIFTVIASLISAAGFGQYLARFASNYVTTYAGLASVVIALVFLYFIAAIFIYGGALNAAIIRWRQSSEPSPDQAPPPAPAG; encoded by the coding sequence ATGACATTCCTGCGCCGTACCTTTCAGATCGGGTTTGACGCTTTCAATGCGTTTCTGGCGGATGACGGCTGGGCGATCGCAAGTCACATCGCGCTCTCAGCCCTGATGGCGTTCTTTCCGTTCCTGATCGTGCTCACTTCGCTCGCAGGGTTCTTGGGCTCCAAGGATCTGGCCGACCAGGCCGCGGGCCTGATGCTGCAGGTCTGGCCGAGCCAGGTGACGGATACGCTGATCGTTCAGATACACGACGTGCTGACGCAGACGCGCGGCGACGCACTGACGATCGGCCTCGTGCTGTCGCTATATTTCTCCTCCAACGGCGTAGAGAGCCTGCGGGTGGGCCTTAATCGCGCCTACGGCGTGACGGAAACACGAGCCTGGTACTGGCTGCGGCTGGAATCGATCGGCTATACGCTGATCGCGGCGCTCGTCTCGCTCGTGCTTGCGCTGCTGCTGGTACTCGGCCCACTGCTGCTCGCCGCGGCGCGCTATTACCTGCCACTCATCATCGCGCCTAAAGAACACCTGCTCAATCTCGCGCGCTACGCCATCGCGTTGGTCTCGCTCGTCAGCGCCCTGTTCGTGCTGCATGCCTGGCTGCCAGCCGGGCACAGGACGCTGCGACAGATCATGCCCGGCATCATTTTCACGGTGATCGCATCGCTGATTTCAGCGGCAGGCTTCGGACAATATCTGGCACGATTCGCCAGTAACTACGTCACAACCTACGCGGGGCTTGCCTCGGTCGTGATCGCGCTGGTGTTTCTTTATTTCATCGCCGCGATTTTCATCTATGGCGGTGCGCTGAACGCCGCAATCATCCGCTGGAGGCAGTCTTCCGAACCGTCGCCTGACCAAGCGCCGCCGCCAGCGCCCGCGGGCTGA
- a CDS encoding twin transmembrane helix small protein yields the protein MTSFFSMFLLPIALIAVTIVLLLGLLNMMRGGSPNTSQRLMRLRVLFQFIAIVIAMAAIWAMGR from the coding sequence ATGACATCCTTCTTTTCCATGTTTCTTCTTCCGATCGCCCTGATTGCCGTTACCATCGTGCTGTTGCTCGGTCTGCTCAACATGATGCGCGGCGGCTCGCCGAACACATCGCAGCGCCTGATGCGGCTGCGGGTGCTGTTTCAGTTTATCGCCATCGTGATCGCCATGGCGGCGATCTGGGCGATGGGACGCTAG
- a CDS encoding cob(I)yrinic acid a,c-diamide adenosyltransferase, whose translation MVTLNRIYTRTGDDGTTALGSGERRPKYDLRIAAIGTVDETNAAIGLVRLHLAGDVRLDAMLGLIQNDLFDLGADLTVPEREGKAERLRVLPVQVERLERDIDTLNEALAPLTSFVLPGGTAAAAHLHQARTICRRAERQVVELAARENEPVGEAVVRYLNRLSDFLFVASRAANGNGAGDVLWVPGQNR comes from the coding sequence ATGGTCACCCTCAATCGCATCTACACCCGCACCGGAGACGATGGCACCACCGCACTCGGCAGCGGCGAGCGGCGGCCGAAATACGATCTGCGGATTGCTGCCATTGGCACGGTGGATGAAACCAATGCCGCCATCGGCTTGGTGCGACTGCATCTTGCGGGTGATGTACGGCTCGATGCGATGCTGGGCCTGATCCAGAACGATTTGTTCGATCTCGGCGCCGATCTCACGGTGCCGGAGCGGGAAGGCAAGGCCGAGCGGCTGCGGGTGCTGCCGGTGCAGGTCGAGCGGCTGGAACGCGATATCGATACGCTGAACGAGGCGCTTGCGCCGCTGACGTCTTTTGTCCTGCCGGGCGGCACTGCTGCAGCCGCGCATCTGCATCAGGCACGCACGATCTGCCGTCGCGCCGAACGGCAGGTGGTAGAATTGGCGGCAAGAGAAAATGAGCCGGTCGGCGAGGCCGTGGTGCGCTATCTCAACCGTTTGTCGGATTTCCTGTTCGTGGCGTCGCGCGCCGCCAACGGCAATGGCGCGGGGGACGTGCTGTGGGTACCGGGCCAGAACCGGTGA